A single region of the Carassius gibelio isolate Cgi1373 ecotype wild population from Czech Republic chromosome A14, carGib1.2-hapl.c, whole genome shotgun sequence genome encodes:
- the LOC128027551 gene encoding annexin A5-like, producing the protein MATRGSVKPFVNFNAKHDAEVLRKAMKGIGTDEDAILMLLAARSNAQRQEIKAAYKKAFSKDLVKDLRSELGGKLEDLIVALMFPSTIYDAHELHKAIKGVGTEDKVLIEILASRTCDEMKDIGKAYKKEYGSKLEKDIMGDTSGHYQRLLVILAQGNKEEGVDETRVEKDAKELFAAGEEKFGTDEDKFINILGNRSAEHLRKVFDAYKKIADCDIEESIKDECTGNLEALLLAVVKCAKSVPGYFAELVRESMRCAGTDDETLIRIMVSRSERDMLDVRAVYKKMYGESLYSTIKANTEGDYQKALLYLCGGND; encoded by the exons GCAACCCGAGGAAGTGTGAAACCCTTTGTGAACTTCAATGCAAAGCATGATGCAGAAGTTTTGCGCAAGGCCATGAAAGGGATCG gcACTGATGAAGATGCCATCCTCATGTTATTGGCAGCTCGCAGTAATGCACAGAGACAGGAAATAAAAGCAGCCTATAAAAAGGCTTTTAGCAAG GATCTAGTGAAAGACTTAAGGTCAGAGCTTGGAGGGAAGTTAGAGGATCTAATTGTGGCCCTCATGTTTCCATCCACAATATATGATGCTCATGAACTCCATAAGGCCATCAAG GGAGTGGGTACGGAGGACAAAGTTTTAATTGAGATCCTGGCATCCAGGACATGTGATGAGATGAAAGATATTGGCAAAGCTTACAAGAAAG AATATGGAAGCAAGCTGGAAAAAGACATCATGGGTGATACGTCAGGACATTACCAGAGGTTGCTGGTGATACTtgcacag GGAAACAAGGAGGAGGGAGTGGATGAGACCAGAGTGGAGAAAGATGCAAAG GAGCTGTTTGCTGCTGGAGAGGAGAAATTCGGCACGGACGAGGACAAGTTCATCAACATACTCGGCAACAGGAGCGCGGAACACCTGAGAAAAG TGTTTGATGCCTACAAAAAGATTGCCGACTGTGACATTGAAGAGAGCATAAAAGATGAGTGCACTGGGAACCTGGAAGCACTGCTGCTGGCTGTGG TTAAATGTGCAAAAAGTGTGCCTGGTTATTTTGCTGAATTGGTTCGAGAGTCTATGCGG TGTGCCGGCACTGATGATGAGACTCTCATAAGGATCATGGTGTCCAGGAGTGAGCGGGATATGCTGGACGTCAGAGCAGTATACAAGAAGATGTATGGAGAATCACTCTATAGCACCATAAAGGCAA ACACCGAAGGAGATTACCAGAAGGCCCTGCTCTACCTGTGTGGTGGTAATGATTAG
- the fgfbp1a gene encoding fibroblast growth factor-binding protein 1 gives MKRVTDIALVLIFACIVQQFVQVNSLRDRGSRAQADGKGKRRGQRNESGLKGRFSLKDGARCSWRAARGGDAFVLGVTCKNGANTFSCEYVAKPTACEQYASNTKAYWKQMSRSLKKQKKLCRDSTAMVKAGMCRSAPADAHFSLKDTSPSSRVPLPLTAGNNNCPDRIERLRVAEEHCSRAWSSLCAFLFLMLENDECS, from the coding sequence ATGAAACGCGTGACAGACATTGCTCTCGTTCTGATCTTCGCCTGTATCGTGCAGCAGTTCGTACAGGTCAACAGCCTGAGAGACAGAGGTAGCAGAGCGCAGGCAGATGGGAAGGGGAAAAGAAGAGGTCAACGGAATGAAAGTGGCCTGAAAGGGAGATTCTCACTTAAAGACGGAGCGCGGTGCTCGTGGCGCGCAGCGCGCGGAGGTGATGCCTTTGTATTGGGAGTCACGTGCAAAAACGGGGCAAATACTTTCAGCTGCGAATATGTAGCGAAGCCCACAGCATGTGAACAGTACGCATCCAATACCAAAGCCTACTGGAAGCAGATGTCCCGTTCGCTAAAAAAGCAGAAGAAACTCTGTCGTGACTCCACAGCGATGGTGAAAGCCGGTATGTGCAGGAGCGCGCCTGCGGACGCGCACTTCAGTCTGAAGGACACGAGCCCCTCCTCCAGAGTCCCGTTACCGCTAACCGCGGGGAATAATAACTGTCCTGACCGGATCGAGAGGCTGAGAGTGGCCGAAGAACACTGCAGCAGAGCCTGGTCTTCATTGTGTGCATTCCTCTTCTTGATGCTTGAAAATGATGAATGCTCATGA
- the LOC128027553 gene encoding fibroblast growth factor-binding protein 2-like: MWTITSTLLLTYCLWAPLVQSQDHEDIQPGYRRNVWENMNDFLTKGTKDKCSTSVIGRGELTKLRITCHGTERSYWCEYQGKPHVCRSYNKNPSHYFKQIMWDLRKLPNACQGKRILKPQMCKRASDEAKMVFTSASFSNTKPMDMPYSTITTPKPTTPQPTTPMPVSEAKKLAQDYCWNNLQGVCSFFIGWFRN; encoded by the coding sequence ATGTGGACAATCACAAGCACACTCCTGCTTACATACTGCCTCTGGGCACCTCTCGTTCAGAGCCAGGATCACGAGGACATCCAGCCAGGATACAGGAGGAACGTCTGGGAAAACATGAATGACTTTCTTACCAAAGGTACCAAAGATAAATGCAGCACAAGTGTGATAGGACGAGGAGAACTCACTAAGCTCCGCATTACTTGCCATGGCACGGAGCGCTCTTACTGGTGCGAGTACCAGGGCAAGCCTCATGTCTGCCGCTCTTACAACAAGAACCCATCGCACTATTTCAAGCAGATCATGTGGGACCTCCGCAAGCTGCCGAATGCTTGCCAGGGCAAGCGCATCCTCAAGCCTCAAATGTGCAAGAGAGCTTCAGACGAGGCCAAGATGGTCTTCACGAGCGCATCCTTTTCAAACACCAAGCCAATGGACATGCCCTACAGTACAATTACTACACCCAAACCAACTACTCCACAACCAACTACGCCGATGCCTGTGAGTGAGGCCAAGAAACTTGCCCAGGACTACTGCTGGAACAATTTGCAGGGTGTCTGTTCCTTTTTCATAGGGTGGTTCAGAAACTAA